GTCGATCATGGCGGCGCCGGCGGGCCTCAGGGCCTGCACGCGGTTGGTGGCGGGCATGCGTCGGCCGCGCCCGGTGTACCAGGCTTCGATCGCGGCGAGTGCGGCGTCGTCGGTGATAAGTGTTTGGCCCATCGCGTCGGCCAGTGCGTGCCGCGTGAGATCATCGGCGGTGGGGCCGAGCCCCCCGGTGACGATCAGCAGGCTCGCGTCGCGTGTCAGGCGTGTGATGGCGGCGGCGATGGTCGCTTGATCGTCAGCCAGCGTCACATGCTCGCGCACTATGAAACCGAGTTCAGTCAGGCGGGCTGCGATCCACTGCGTGTTGGTGTCGAGGGTCTGGCCCAGGATCAGTTCGTCGCCGATGGCCAGAACAGCAGCGGTTTGCGTGGCGCTGGGGTGATGCATGGCGGGCAACGGCTACCCTGCGACCTCGACTTCGACGGACACGTTGTCGCGTTTACCGACCTCGACGAACTTGCCCAGAAGTGCCATGCGTTCGGTCATGCTCGCGACGCGGCCGCGCACGCGGATGATGGCCGCGCCGTCTTCGGTGGCGCCCGATTCGATGACGACGTTTGCGAAGCGAGGGTCATTTGCGATGGCGGCGTTGGCCTTGTCGATCCATTGCTGATCGGTGCCGCGATGCTCGGCGATGCGGACCGCCTCGCTGGGGCCGCTACCGCCTGTGAGCCGGGGTAGCCAGACCAGCAAGAAGACGACGAGGAGCACGAGGCCGATGCCGCCGCCGAGGATGATCGTCTTGCCCTTGCCTGAGCCCTTGACATCGTCCATCTTGTATTTCAGGTTCGTTCCGACATCGCCGAGTTTGTACTTCAGGTCATTCAGGCCCATCGCGCTGCTCCGTGCTGTGCAGGCCCGGCGCGTGCCGTCGGGCCTGCGTCGGGTGAGTGAGTCGATCGGAATTTACGCGTCCTTGCCCGCCATGAAGCGCAGCATGTCGAGGCAGCGGTGGGCGTAGCCCGCTTCGTTGTCGTACCACGAGACGATCTTGAAGAATCGGTCGTTGAGTTCGATGCCGGCCTTGGCGTCGTAGATGCTGCTGTGGGCATCGCCGATGAAATCGCTCGACACGACTTCTTCTTCGGTGTAGGCCAGCACGCCCTTCATCGGCCCGCTGGCGGCGGCCTTCATGGCGGCGTTGATGTCGGTCATGCTCGTCGGTCGGCTGGTGCGGAAGGTCAGATCGACGCACGAAACATCGGCGGTGGGCACGCGGAAACTCATGCCCGTCAGTTTGCCCTTGACCGGCGGGATGCACAGGCCCACGGCTTTGGCGGCGCCGGTGCTGGCGGGGATGATGTTCATGTAGGCGTTGCGACCGCCGCGCCAGTCCTTCTTCGATGGTCCATCCTGCGTGGGCTGGGTCGCGGTGGCGGCGTGGACGGTGGTCATCAGGCCTTCCTCGAAGCCGAAGGTGTCGAGGATGACTTTGGTGATGGGTGCCAGGCAGTTGGTGGTGCAGCTGGCGTTGGAGACGATCACATCGGTCTTGGGGTCGTACTGCTCGTGATTAACCTTGTAGCACAGGGTCTTGACGGTGTCGGTGCTCTTGGTCGGGGCGCTGATGAGCACACGCTTGGCGCCCTTGCCCGCGGGGCCTGAGGCGATGTGCTTGGCCGCGCCGTCGTAGTCGGTGAAGAGACCGGTTGATTCAAGGACGTAATCGACGCCCATGTCGCCCCAGGGGATGTTGGTCGGGTCGCGCTCGGCGAGCGTGCGCGTGGTGCGGCCGTTGACGGTGAACGAGCCTTCGGCGGCCTCGACGCTGGCGGGTTTGCCGCCGATGGTGAAGCGGCCGTGCATGGTGTCGTACTTGAGCAGATACGCCAGGTTGTCGGAGGGGACTAGATCGTTGACAGCGACGACTTCGACATCGCCCTGCTGGCAGGCGGCGCGATAGACGAGGCGACCGATGCGACCGAAGCCATTGATTCCGATGCGGGTGGGCATGAGAGACATTGACCTTTCGTTATGGCCGCGGGCGGCGGCACAGGGCGGTGCGAGCAAAGCGGGCCGAACCCCCGGCCCGGGCGTGATTGTAGGGGCGGTTCGTTCGTGCCACCAAGATGACCTGTCCCCATCAAACCGGTCCAGGTTCGGGTGCTGTTTCTGAATCTGGGCTACGGAGGATACATTGTTGGAAACGCAGAGTTCGAGTGCGGAGCAGATCGTTCCAAAGGTGCGTGCTACCGACGTGGCGAGTTTCAAGAGGCTGCCGAGCGATGCGACGATGGCCTAAAGGCTGGCACTCGAGAATCAGCGGCTCAATTGCCAACGGCTCGATATTCACGAGACGCTCAGTTTGATAAATCACCGCTCGTCGACCACCCACGTCACCCTTGTGCTTTGCATCGCGTAGCGCCAAGCGATGGCTGGGTGTATACGCTCCAGATCGCCTGGTTCGCACTCTTTCCGGTCTAGACCTCGACCCTGCCTTGCGACACCGATCACAAAGCCGGGCATGGTCTCGGCGCATCGAGGGCCGCACCGATGGTCGAGAGCAGTTCGCTTGTGTCGAACGGCTTGTAGATCAGCGCGAAGGCCTGGTGCGCTCGCGCGATCTGTGCAACGCGTTCCGAGCGTTCACCTGTCAGGTAGATCACCGGAACACCTTTGAGGTGGACCATTTTCTCCACGCGGTCCTGGACTGTGAAGCCGTCGCCCGCAGGCATGTTGATATCGAGAATCATAACATCCGGCCACTTGCGGCGAGCCTGATCCACGGCCTGATACGAATCCTGCACACACAAAACCTCAAATCCCTCGGCCCGCAAACGAACAGCGAGTGAGTGAAGAAAACTCTGGTCGTCATCTGCCAGCAGAATTTTATGTGCCATAGCATGGTCCTCCTGTTCAATAATTGTTAATCACTTGTGCGACTCGATGCTGCAACAGCAAGTTCTGTGTCTGCAATCGCAGATGCCACAAGCCTTACAAGTTCTTCGGTCACAAATGGCTTGTGCAGAAACAAGATGTCGCGCACATGCCGCAGTTGCTTACGATACGCGTCCTTGAAGCCACTGATGAGAATGATCGGAATCACCGAAACGCGCCGAATGCTCTCAGCCAGCGCAACGCCATCACCCTGAGGCATGTTCAGATCAGAAATGATGAGATCCGGGGGGTCGGCATCAAATCGAGCGAGCGCTTGCGAGCCGCAGTTGGCCGTCGTGCAGCGATAACCGTTTGCGCTGAGCCGTGCTGCCAGTGCAGTTACAACCGCTGGGTCATTGTCGACGATGAGAATGTGTTTCGAGTTCAATGTGCTCATGATGATTCTCCATATGAAAGTACGCTCTTCCTGCTGATGGCTCTCTTCAAACAGGCAATGAGAAGTTCGGGGTCATATGGCTTGCAGAAGAAGCCGGCAGTTCCGAGCACTCGCGCCTCCTGCCGCACGGTGTCTTGCACATTTGCGGTCAGAATGATGACAGGTATGATGCCAAGGCTTGGTTCGAGACGCATTCGACGCAGGACTTCAAATCCGTCAATGTCCGGCATACGCAAGTCGAGCAGGATTGCGTCCGGAAGCAACTTGCGTGCAGCCTCGATGCCACTGAACCCATCGGACGCAGTGTGCATTTCGAAGCCCGCAGCACCGAGCCGGGCAGAGAGTGCCCTCGCAATCATCCATTCATCATCGATGATGAGAACTTTATGAGACATGAATCTGCTCCCCGATAATCATGTTCTTGACATCCTCAAACCCGCGCTCGAGCTGATATTTGAAACTCCAATGCCCCAGCATTTCAATTCTGAGTGGAGCCAGGTCGATCTGGTTCTCGCTCATGAGTTGAGATCGTGTTCGGCGGAGTCTGTCGGTCCACGCCTCGGCAGACTTCGTGCGCCCAATGATCCAGAATGCCGTCGGAGGCTGCTCTGTGCTGGCGTCGCATTGATCGAGCACAATCGGATAGATCAAGTCGGTAGCGTACGTGACTGACGCAAGAAATGACTGAGGCTCATCGGGCTCGCTGTTGCCGATTGGGCACTCGACTTCAGCCCTGAGCACCGCAATTTCTTCTCCCGTGTTCTCACTTGTCCGAATGGTCCTGAGGTAGTGTTCGAGCACCGACTCGGGCTGATTGATTGGAAGCGTGAAGTAGAATGTTGCTCCCTCGCCCTTCTCGCTTCGGACGGATAGTGAACCCAAATTCAGCCAGGCGAGTTCCTGTGCGATGCTAAGCCCCAGGCCAAAGCCTTTTGCAGCAACTGTTCGCGATGTGGACACCTGCTGGAATCGACCGAACAATCGATCCATCTCTTCGGGCGTCAGACCGGGGCCGTGATCGGTTACCGAAATCATGACTTCATCAGGTTGCTCAGAGCACGATGCCCCCAGAATGATCGACGCTCGTTCGGGCGAGAACTTGATCGCATTGGTCATGAGATTCCCGACCACACGGCGAATTTTCTCCTCATCTGCAAAGACGAGAGGCAGACAAGGATCGATGCGCTCTTCGATTACGATCGACCGTGCTGAAGCCTTGTTAGAAAGGACAGATCGGCCTGACGTCAGTATTTTTGCGACATCATGAGCCCTTCTATCCACGCGAAGACGGCCGGCCCGCAACTTGCTCGAATCCAGCAGGTCCTCGACCATGTGATTCAAATCCATCACCGCGCCGTCCATGATCTTCAGATACGACGCCTGCTCCGGAGTGACGGGGCCGGCGAGTCCATCGGCAATGATCGAAGCGAACTCCTTGATGACCGACAGCGGTGTACGAAACTCGTGCGAGACGTCGTCCACCACGCGGTGCGCTCGCTCGGCCATGACCGACAGTTCCACGTTTTGCCGTTCGATGATTGCCAGCGAATTCTTGAGACGTGCCTGCGACTCTCGTTCAATTGTGATGTCGCGATTAACTCCGACGACAGAAGTGGGTCTGCCGCGGTCATTGAGTCGAACCAGGTCAGCAGCCTGAATGACCCGCGTCGTGCCGTCGGGTCGGCGAATACGAAACTCACGTTCGCTTCGTCCGCCTCGCGCAATTGTGTCGTGCAGTATCGCTTCCTGCGTGGCCAGATCATCAGGATCCAAAGTAGCAGTCCAGGTCGCATACTCGACTAATCCGTCGGGCGACGGCGCGAGGCCATAGATCTCGAACATCTTCGTATCCCAGTGCACCAGCCCAGAGTTCAAGTCCCAGTCCCAGACGCCAAGGTTTCCAATCTGCACGGCCTGACTCAGTCGGCTGGAGGTTTCGTGCAGCGAGAGTTCTCCACGTTTGCGGGGGGTGATGTCATTACGAATCGACACGATCGATTCAAGTTTTCCATCCGCGTCCGAGAATGGGGCAATGATGCTGTCAACCCAGTAGAGAGAACCATCCTTGGCTCGATTGCAGACTTCTCCGCGCCAAGGCTTGCCCGCCATGATTGTGCGCCACATCGTCGACCAGAACTTCTTGTCGTGATATCCGGAGTTGATCAAGCGATGATCTTGCCCGATGAGTTCCTTGCGTGAGTATCCACTGATCGCGCAGAACGCGTTGTTGACTTTGATAATCTTGCCTTTTGCATCAGTCACCGAAACAATCGAGTGTTTCTCAAGTGACTTGCTCAACGCTTCGAAGTCGCGCTGAGCGTGTTCGAACTTGGCATGCTCGCTTGCCGCCTTCACAGCGCAGCTTGTTTCGTAGCTCTCCGACTCAGTCGCAGGGGCAGTTTGGTCGTGTGAAGTGTGCTCGGTGTGCGTGTTGCGAGTCTTGCGGATTCCAGAGTTCATGAACAAGTGCTTGGGGGTACTCATGGCCTATGTTCTCCAGCAGGCAACATTGCCTTGCCGATCCGGGTATCGGCACGCGTGGATGCAGGCTTGAATCAACCCGAGTCTTCATTTTCGAAGTGTGATTGCACACAACCCCCAAAAATCATGACAAACCACTACATTCGCTTGCGTAGTGCAAGCGTCTAATTGGACGGTTGTGTCCGCATCGAACGCGCGTCACTCTTCAATTTCGCGGGCACACAGTGATCCGACTTGCGTGAAACCACCAGACACCTTGGCATCGCGTGCCCCCGCCACCGGTGCCGGAGATCTTCGCCCATGCAATCGAACAAATCGTACTAATTGGACTTCCAGACTCGCCGAACCTATTCTTCCAGCGAATCCGTGGATGATCGGGGCCACCCACACAGCAGATTCACTACCGGCGGCTTGTTGGGGACGCGATGTGCGTCCAGAGGCACTCCGGCAACTTCCACACACGCCGGAACGCCCGATCCATCCGGATATCAAGGTTCAAAAGCATGAGTTTCATTGATCTGGGGCTGTCAGAGCCCATCGTTCGCGCTGTCGCTGCCGAAGGCTACACCGCGCCTACTCCCATTCAGGCACAGGCCATTCCGCATGCGCTCGCAGGTCGCGACGTGCTCGGCTGTGCCCAGACCGGCACCGGCAAGACCTGTGCCTTCGCGCTTCCGATCCTCCAAAGACTCACACCAGAGCCTCGCGATGGTGAGCGACAGGGTGGTCGCAAGCCAATGCACGGCGGACGCGCGCCGCGTGCTCTCATTCTCGCCCCAACACGCGAACTCGCTTCGCAGATTCTCGAAAGTTTCATCGCTTATGGCCGAGGCTTGCCGCTGCGCCACACCGCCATCTTCGGCGGGGTGAGCCAGTCCCGGCAAGTCGCCGCAATGCGAGGCGGGGTCGATGTCGTCATCGCGACGCCCGGCCGCCTGCTCGACCTGATCAATCAGGGCTGCGTCGATCTGCGCTCGATCGAGGTTCTCGTTCTCGACGAGGCCGACCGCATGCTCGACATGGGCTTCATTAATGACATTCGCAAGATCGTGGCGATGGTCCCCAAGGAACGCCAGACACTCCTTTTTTCAGCCACGGTGTCGCCCGAGATTCGCTCGCTCGTCGATTCGATGCTGCGCGATCCGGTGCACGTCCAGACCGCTCGCGAATCGGCCACAGCCGACATGGTCACGCAAAGTGTCTACATGATCGAACGCGCCAAGAAGCCCCTGCTTCTCGAACACCTGCTTCGCCAAGGCGATGTTGGCCGCACGCTCGTCTTCACCCGCACCAAACACGGGGCCGATCGTCTCGTCAAGTTTCTTCATGGCGCAGGCATCAACGCCGAGGCGATCCACGGCAACAAATCACAGAACGCCCGCACACGCGCCATGCAGGGCTTTCGCAATGGCGCGACTCGCGTCCTTGTCGCCACTGATATCGCATCGCGCGGCATCGACGTCGACGACATCACGCATGTCGTCAACTTCGATATGCCAATCGACGCCGAGACGTATGTCCACCGCATCGGACGCACTGCTCGCGCTGGCGCCAGTGGCATCGCAGTATCCTTCTGCGACCGCGACGAAAAGGGCGTTCTCGGGGCCATCGAACGCCGCACGCAGATCCGCCTCACCGTTGCACGTGATTTTCCTGACTTTGCAGCCCTGATCGCAAGCCGTCCGCCGCGCATCCAACCCGCCGCTCCAATCACCCAGGAACGCGCACCACGCCAGAACGCTTCAAAGTCAGGCGGTCCGCGCCGAGTGCGCAACAGCCGGCCACCCAATGACGCAGGGCATACTGACGCTTCCGGAAACTCTCGCCCGTCGGGCATGACCGGCGCGCAGCAACGCACCCGCCGCCGCAAGCCTCATCGCGGGCAAACCAACGCTTCGCATTCCTGACACATTCGCCGCAATGTGCGGCTCACTGGACTTCAACGCGGGGCCGGCTTTCGAAAGAAAGGCGGCCCTGTTCGTTCTCACTGCTCCCGAGCCGTACCAACTGCACTTTGTCTACACTCGGATCATCCCGCTCTCTCGGAGGTTGCTCATGCTCGCACGTCGGCTGCTTGCAATGGCCTGTCTGTTGATCGTCCTCGCAGCCGCTGCATGGCTTGTTGCCGGATGGAGTAATCTCTTCGGCTGGCCTGCCAATCGCGATCTTGTGGTCATCGCCATCTCGCCCGACACAGTGCTGCATTACGCCGACGGCATGCCTCAGTCCCTGGGCGGCTCATACATGTGGGCTGGTCCACACACCGGCCAATGGCTCGTTCGATACGGCATCCCGCTCGCCTTGATCGTCGGATTCGCCCTTGTTCCGGTGTGGCAGTTGTTCAAAAGTCCGCCGACGCGCGACTCTCGCTGAGTGTGGATCGTCTGCTCGGCTTCGTCCTTGCTCAGCTCTGTTTTCGTGCTTCTCAACGTACTTGTTGCGAAATCATGACACCGGAGGGTTCTGGGTCGTGGAATTGACAATCACATGAGAATCTGCGCTGCTTGTCTGTGATTTAGCTGCGGTGTTATGCGCAATTAACTCGAGCACCTTTTCCGGATTGATGCTCGCGGTGATCCACTTGTTTTCGCCAGCTGTCGTCATCGCGTTGCGCAGCGTAATGCCATCAACATCAAGGTTGGTGAGCATGCGAGCCAGATATTTGTGGACGCGCCCTGTCGAAAGTCGGCGGTGCAGATGTGTTGACGAGTCGCGACAAAACCCGCGGATGTGCCAACCAATCTGGTATAACCAGATACACAGCACTGCAGTTGACAGAATA
This region of Phycisphaeraceae bacterium genomic DNA includes:
- a CDS encoding DEAD/DEAH box helicase, encoding MSFIDLGLSEPIVRAVAAEGYTAPTPIQAQAIPHALAGRDVLGCAQTGTGKTCAFALPILQRLTPEPRDGERQGGRKPMHGGRAPRALILAPTRELASQILESFIAYGRGLPLRHTAIFGGVSQSRQVAAMRGGVDVVIATPGRLLDLINQGCVDLRSIEVLVLDEADRMLDMGFINDIRKIVAMVPKERQTLLFSATVSPEIRSLVDSMLRDPVHVQTARESATADMVTQSVYMIERAKKPLLLEHLLRQGDVGRTLVFTRTKHGADRLVKFLHGAGINAEAIHGNKSQNARTRAMQGFRNGATRVLVATDIASRGIDVDDITHVVNFDMPIDAETYVHRIGRTARAGASGIAVSFCDRDEKGVLGAIERRTQIRLTVARDFPDFAALIASRPPRIQPAAPITQERAPRQNASKSGGPRRVRNSRPPNDAGHTDASGNSRPSGMTGAQQRTRRRKPHRGQTNASHS
- a CDS encoding response regulator, encoding MAHKILLADDDQSFLHSLAVRLRAEGFEVLCVQDSYQAVDQARRKWPDVMILDINMPAGDGFTVQDRVEKMVHLKGVPVIYLTGERSERVAQIARAHQAFALIYKPFDTSELLSTIGAALDAPRPCPAL
- a CDS encoding PAS domain S-box protein; translated protein: MSTPKHLFMNSGIRKTRNTHTEHTSHDQTAPATESESYETSCAVKAASEHAKFEHAQRDFEALSKSLEKHSIVSVTDAKGKIIKVNNAFCAISGYSRKELIGQDHRLINSGYHDKKFWSTMWRTIMAGKPWRGEVCNRAKDGSLYWVDSIIAPFSDADGKLESIVSIRNDITPRKRGELSLHETSSRLSQAVQIGNLGVWDWDLNSGLVHWDTKMFEIYGLAPSPDGLVEYATWTATLDPDDLATQEAILHDTIARGGRSEREFRIRRPDGTTRVIQAADLVRLNDRGRPTSVVGVNRDITIERESQARLKNSLAIIERQNVELSVMAERAHRVVDDVSHEFRTPLSVIKEFASIIADGLAGPVTPEQASYLKIMDGAVMDLNHMVEDLLDSSKLRAGRLRVDRRAHDVAKILTSGRSVLSNKASARSIVIEERIDPCLPLVFADEEKIRRVVGNLMTNAIKFSPERASIILGASCSEQPDEVMISVTDHGPGLTPEEMDRLFGRFQQVSTSRTVAAKGFGLGLSIAQELAWLNLGSLSVRSEKGEGATFYFTLPINQPESVLEHYLRTIRTSENTGEEIAVLRAEVECPIGNSEPDEPQSFLASVTYATDLIYPIVLDQCDASTEQPPTAFWIIGRTKSAEAWTDRLRRTRSQLMSENQIDLAPLRIEMLGHWSFKYQLERGFEDVKNMIIGEQIHVS
- a CDS encoding response regulator; the protein is MSHKVLIIDDEWMIARALSARLGAAGFEMHTASDGFSGIEAARKLLPDAILLDLRMPDIDGFEVLRRMRLEPSLGIIPVIILTANVQDTVRQEARVLGTAGFFCKPYDPELLIACLKRAISRKSVLSYGESS
- the gap gene encoding type I glyceraldehyde-3-phosphate dehydrogenase yields the protein MPTRIGINGFGRIGRLVYRAACQQGDVEVVAVNDLVPSDNLAYLLKYDTMHGRFTIGGKPASVEAAEGSFTVNGRTTRTLAERDPTNIPWGDMGVDYVLESTGLFTDYDGAAKHIASGPAGKGAKRVLISAPTKSTDTVKTLCYKVNHEQYDPKTDVIVSNASCTTNCLAPITKVILDTFGFEEGLMTTVHAATATQPTQDGPSKKDWRGGRNAYMNIIPASTGAAKAVGLCIPPVKGKLTGMSFRVPTADVSCVDLTFRTSRPTSMTDINAAMKAAASGPMKGVLAYTEEEVVSSDFIGDAHSSIYDAKAGIELNDRFFKIVSWYDNEAGYAHRCLDMLRFMAGKDA
- a CDS encoding response regulator, whose protein sequence is MSTLNSKHILIVDNDPAVVTALAARLSANGYRCTTANCGSQALARFDADPPDLIISDLNMPQGDGVALAESIRRVSVIPIILISGFKDAYRKQLRHVRDILFLHKPFVTEELVRLVASAIADTELAVAASSRTSD